A stretch of the Lactuca sativa cultivar Salinas chromosome 9, Lsat_Salinas_v11, whole genome shotgun sequence genome encodes the following:
- the LOC111892853 gene encoding TMV resistance protein N — protein sequence METRVKDAVSSLEIGTDDVRVIGIKGMGGAGKTTLARAVFDQISFRFEAKSFVENVRENSNTSLSGLKSLQNQVLKDVLFDQGINVSSVHDGKIMMKKKMCNRKVLVVLDDVDHIDQLEALAGDLNWLKPGSRIIITTRDEQVLVAHRVKLILDVNLLSEEEAIGLFSRYAFGGEIPIQGYEKLSGEVICYASGLPLTIKVMH from the exons ATGGAGACCAGGGTAAAGGATGCTGTATCATCTTTAGAAATTGGTACTGATGATGTTCGTGTAATCGGTATCAAGGGGATGGGAGGTGCTGGGAAGACAACTTTGGCCAGAGCGGTTTTTGATCAAATATCCTTTCGGTTTGAAGCTAAAAGCTTTGTTGAGAATGTTAGGGAAAATTCAAATACTTCTTTGTCTGGTTTGAAATCGTTGCAAAATCAAGTCCTTAAAGATGTCTTATTTGATCAAGGCATCAATGTGAGTAGTGTGCATGATGGGAAAatcatgatgaagaagaagatgtgtAATAGAAAGGTTCTTGTTGTTCTAGATGATGTGGACCATATAGACCAGCTTGAGGCATTAGCTGGTGATCTTAATTGGTTAAAACCGGGAAGTAGAATTATCATTACAACAAGAGATGAGCAGGTGCTCGTGGCACACCGGGTGAAGTTGATTCTTGATGTCAATCTGTTATCAGAGGAGGAGGCGATTGGGCTCTTCAGTAGGTATGCATTTGGGGGAGAGATTCCAATTCAAGGGTATGAAAAGCTATCAGGAGAAGTTATATGCTATGCTTCTGGTCTTCCCTTAACGATAAAAGTT ATGCACTAG